In the genome of Diorhabda carinulata isolate Delta chromosome Y, icDioCari1.1, whole genome shotgun sequence, one region contains:
- the LOC130903076 gene encoding uncharacterized protein LOC130903076 — MYGKRQRQNDNMPPMFDIYRKPMFDDSIRKAEYRTYAPFIKSFNCSDIVEFSINQVDSFFAMSETLLCIKGSLEIHGAGDVKLANNVGAFLFDSCTYSESAREMETVRDPGIVSAVRVMTCYNQEDSNHMAIAGWNYPKDPILNVSDKSFNLQIPLKHIFSIFNDYSMITCGRQTIRLVRARNDNDCLYITEKNVSRTLSTTTAKINITSVELKVKHIFPNDDIKLNLMKSIQKDQPIVIPFRKWELHELPSITKGARHEVWAVKTSTSVERPRFVIVFFQTGKRNLSTADPTLFDNADVQSIRLSLNGDYWPNERMQLDFAKTDYNEAYFNYTEFYPNYANSTQKRLLLDYSSFKKRALFVIDCSKQEESMKASTVDVKLDIEANIGFPENTKVYCFTIHDCVMEYFPLTEIVKSLN; from the coding sequence ATGTATGGAAAACGTCAACGCCAAAACGACAACATGCCTCCAATGTTTGATATCTACCGTAAGCCGATGTTTGACGATTCAATTCGAAAGGCTGAATACAGAACCTATGCTCCATTTATAAAGTCATTCAATTGCAGTGACATTGTGGAGTTTAGCATTAATCAGGTTGATTCGTTCTTTGCAATGAGCGAAACTTTGTTGTGCATTAAAGGTTCGCTTGAAATACACGGAGCTGGTGACGTAAAATTAGCAAATAATGTTGGAGCCTTTCTATTCGATTCATGTACGTACAGTGAAAGTGCCAGGGAAATGGAAACAGTTCGGGATCCTGGAATAGTGAGTGCCGTACGTGTTATGACTTGTTATAACCAAGAAGATTCCAATCATATGGCTATAGCCGGCTGGAATTACCCGAAAGATCCTATTCTGAATGTTAGCGACAAGTCCTTCAACCTTCAAATACCTCTCAAacatattttcagcattttcaaCGATTATTCAATGATTACATGTGGGCGTCAAACAATACGACTAGTTCGGGCACGAAATGATAATGATTGCTTATATATTACTGAAAAGAATGTCTCTAGAACGCTCTCCACTACAACAgctaaaataaacattacaagCGTTGAGCTAAAAGTTAAACATATCTTTCCTAATGACGacataaaattaaatctcaTGAAATCCATTCAAAAAGATCAACCTATAGTTATTCCATTTAGGAAGTGGGAGTTACACGAATTACCCTCAATTACTAAAGGAGCAAGACATGAAGTTTGGGCTGTCAAGACATCCACTTCAGTTGAAAGACCtcgttttgttattgttttctttcaaaCCGGCAAACGTAACTTGAGTACAGCTGACccgactttatttgacaatgCCGACGTACAAAGTATAAGACTGTCACTTAATGGTGATTATTGGCCCAATGAAAGAATGCAATTGGATTTCGCTAAAACTGATTACAATGAAGCCTATTTTAACTATACTGAATTCTATCCCAACTACGCAAACTCCACACAGAAGCGCCTCCTGCTGGATTATTCTTCTTTCAAGAAACGAGCATTGTTTGTTATCGATTGTTCAAAACAGGAGGAAAGCATGAAGGCATCCACAGTCGATGTGAAACTTGACATTGAAGCAAACATAGGTTTTCCCGAAAATACCAAAGTCTATTGCTTCACAATTCACGATTGTGTAATGGAATACTTCCCCCTCACCGAAATTGTTAAAAGCTTGAACTAG
- the LOC130903077 gene encoding uncharacterized protein LOC130903077, with protein sequence MYVKIETERLTFIRLNQTKLRSEEYIHLRDAINTDGNAQNVGRMTILPATYIGSPRHMHEYAHDAMSYVRHYGTADLFITFTCNPQWIEIKQELFSGQSPIDRHDITARVFRQKLKSLMDFIVKHNVFGETRCWMYSVEWQKRGLPHAHILIWLVEKIRPNEVDAVISAEIPDVQVDPGLHEVVIKHMIHGPCGTLNQNSPCMMDGKCSKRYPRTLISETITGNGYPLYRRRSTADNGKSTIVKLNQQDIEIDNR encoded by the coding sequence atgtatgttaaaattgaaacggAGAGATTAACATTCATCAGGTTGAATCAAACCAAACTCCGATCTGAAGAGTATATTCACCTTCGAGATGCGATTAATACTGATGGAAATGCACAGAATGTCGGTCGGATGACTATTCTTCCAGCAACATACATCGGAAGCCCTCGGCATATGCACGAATATGCTCATGATGCCATGTCGTATGTTCGTCATTATGGTACAGCAGATTTGTTCATCACATTTACATGCAATCCGCAATGGATAGAAATCAAGCAGGAGTTATTCTCTGGGCAATCACCCATTGATCGTCATGATATTACAGCCAGAGTCTTTAGACAaaagttgaaatcattaatGGATTTCATCGTAAAACATAATGTGTTTGGTGAGACACGCTGCTGGATGTATTCTGTGGAGTGGCAGAAACGAGGATTGCCACATGCACACATTTTGATTTGGTTGGTTGAAAAGATAAGGCCAAATGAAGTTGATGCAGTGATATCAGCTGAAATCCCTGATGTACAAGTAGATCCTGGATTACATGAGGTAGTTATCAAACACATGATACATGGTCCCTGTGGAACTCTTAATCAAAATTCACCGTGTATGATGGATGGTAAATGTTCAAAACGATATCCACGGACATTAATATCGGAAACAATTACTGGTAATGGTTATCCATTGTATCGTCGCAGATCGACAGCAGACAATGGAAAAtcaacaattgtcaaattaaatcaacaagatattgaaatagataatcGTTGA